Genomic segment of Cydia fagiglandana chromosome 16, ilCydFagi1.1, whole genome shotgun sequence:
ACGAAATGGGTCAAAAATTAATATCTTTGTTTGTACTACTCGAACCTTGAAGGCTTAATTGGAAAAGAATCTCAAAGTGTAATGTCAGTAATGTGTTGCTTAAGTATTGTCTAGATATGTTTGACTAAAATGGTTGAATTTGTTTacaattaggtatattatttgtaTGCTCTAGTAAATATTTCGACCCAATGCCCCTTTTAATCAGAGTTGGATGAATGTTAGATTTATAAGGTTAAGTATTTCTTGCGTTCATATCATTTCGTCAACATATCTTGATTGTACAATGTGTTAAGTAGTTAAAATCAAAGCAGTAGACACTTTCAGAACtatttacatattattgatGACAAATATGAAAATGACTTTCAACAATAATCATTCCTTTTGTGAGATGGGCGTTATGCAAAATTAGGCCCATTCTATTTTTAGAACAAATGAAAAAAACCCAGTGTCCTAAAAATAtccattatattttaaattttgtgaCTACACGCTTGATTTTTTGTAAGTTATACTATCAAAAGCCGTTTTGAACTTTTGACTAGGTATTATGTTCTAAAATAAGCATTTGTCCTGACAAAAATAACTCAAGACCACCGAAACTCATCTAATTCTGActtttggagcattccatgaaattgtctaccgttgtcccgtacaaacgcgaagtttctgaagatttaaaggtataagagtttccttttctatgacaaatggtcaaaaatatgcacagaaaaataatcgcctgctttaaatgcctaGAAAAAAGTCACAACAcgggaaataaaatgcgtttgtatgggacagcccgtggaatgctcctttttCGTTTAATCTTAAAAGTGAGCCAAGTGTAACATTTTTTAAAGTCACGACACTGACTCTACTTGTATAAACCCTAAGATATCCTAAGGTCCAGTATTTTAGCTCTAGCCAGAGTCATATTAACGTAAAGTTAAAATAGAATAGACAGAGTAACAATTcacattatcattatcacaaaTCATTTACTATAATCCCATATCCACGAATAAGACTTTAACATTGCTATTAAACTGGTGCAGaattttataaaatgattgTATGATTGAAATTATTTGAGATGAACGAAATATAGTTTGTACGCAACATTGACTCTTTTTGTAGTGACAATAAAGTCGAGATTTGAATGGATTATTTTGTCCCAAGTTCATGCCAAATAATTTCAACGAATACTTCAGAAAATTTATGTATCTATATTTCTTTAGTACGGTAATGTTTATCGTCGATGGAAAGCGTCCGTCTCTTTCTAGATTTCAAGAAAATTATTAAGTGTGAGAGGGACGTATGCTTTTCGTCGTTGATATGGTATCTTGTAAATTGTCTAGTTTCGCTAAGATAGTGCTGTAACGTGTATTGTGATTGATGCCAATTGGTTTTATATTGTACTGTGATGGTATGcctactaatttattttttgttgagttttctaattttttttctgtttatcgAAGTAATCTCGAATATTGAATCTAATGTATTAGAAGTAGAGGATTTAAGGTTGGTGATTTCTATTTGGTTTGCGCAAAATAAAGGCTCCGCCAGACTTAGCGAGTGAGCAGATGGAGGCGGTTGGAACGTGGGTTCGTGCGTATTGACAATTGCATGACTGTGGGCCACATGAGTTcgaagcttcgagcaacaccggcttccgacacgtcagaagggaggggcccaagcgatatctcaccgtacaaatctttctgccatttttcgcggggggaaggtgcacacagtggcacttctcacacacttacatacaaaatccaatcagaggccctaccgcgaaccacgttcgacgtgttgcctctctatggcacttgtaaattcatacgtaagtgtgacagggaggcaacacgtcgaacgtggttcgcggtaggccctctgtaatgacgacacaaatacatacaaaatgacacacgtcaaagacaaatcttgcaaacctcgatctctttttgtgtacggacgagtgactagtgtcagaacacgcacactaacacatttccgttgaagtatgtcattgcattctgagagatgagaagtcggatttgttgctcgaccgatccgcaatttgtactgagcgagcaaaatcgataaatccaacaattacttgagactaaaatataataattgtatttaaatgtaattaaacgtatgatatgtaaaaaaaaatattacatgtgaaatgtaacactttctttttgtaaatttgacgtccccgacctctttttataacaaaaaaccgagcaaacaggcatttttgtgcagcagtgttcacgcgcgcgtctggactcggtctagtgaaaaatccaagtgcaactagttttattacccgcggtagattatattgacgcgctaatcttgtacctcggcagaggggaaatagtgcgaatgccgcctcccttccgtgttgctcgaaggttcgAAGTTCACTTTTAGCACCTAGAGCGGTCGTGGCGCGGTTTGCGCGCGGGCGTGTAGCGGTTACGCGTTTGATTTATGTTATATTGCTCGTGCTTTCCATAGCTTAGTTTACAACCCACGAGCCCACGTTTTAATTcacctagagtcggaccaagctaattcTACACAGACTTTGCAGTGGCAGAATGTGGAGTGTCAAATCCCTGTGAAAATATGACGATTATAGTCACTTTAATGTCGATGCAGAGTTGGCTTAGACGGACTTATCATGCTCACATTACGCTTTAGGTCTGGCGTAGGTTCAGAGCTAGTTTACACTGTCCTTTTTCCGAGGATATTGTGGCAATTGGCTCAGTGTAAACACGCTTTTGTAGCTACTGCTACCCCATTGggtaaaggcccctgtacacaatgggccagtctgggggacgcatttatgcgttagagggagcaagtgatattgctatctcattctaccgcatggctgcgtctcttggagAAGCCGACGCTGGctcattgtgtacaggggcctttaaaCTGTTATTTCACATTATATATTACGAAACGTCGGAGCTCATTTAGAGTAGATAGTTTAGATCACGATGTTTCGAATATTTTGCGCAGTCCGATGTTTTATGTAAAGGATAATCACTTTTATTTAGATGTAAGCAAACAATATTTGTCAAAGAGAGATTTATAAAGAGTATAGGCCGTaatatgtttgttttattttagttttacttCCTTATCCCTTCCCtctgagcacagaataaataatagtactaccgtacagaaaggaaacttcctacaaaacagAAGTTTAACAGTGATTCATGTgatcgaatcatgctgtccctttctaatatatggcactatccgttttggctatttagggtgatcaaaattgctcggagcaatgctgagccgaacggagccgagtttgcccgaagggaggaGTTTCACACCCTTGCTctgaggggtcatccattaattacgtcacacgaatttctaggttttttgacccctccccccctccttgtcacatttggcaaacccctcccccctagtgtgacgtcacatttttctacgaaatcgccaaatcgaattaagtatctaagtattattaatattttatcaaaatattttagacgatataaatattagtaattttataacccaaaactgcttaggaaagaaaattaaacgaataaaaaatattatcgttttaaaaacttgttatttaacacattcaacaccaagaacccgactgtcgggtacactgttcgtagcgactacgcgctacatacgacgaaaccgtggctacgcgctacgagcgtaacccgtagcacttagtggtattgaatgtgttaaatgtacagcgaataaaataatttaaataaattttgggttactgatgaagttaaagtgacatcacaaagtttgtgtctcccccctcccccatgtcacaatatgtcacattttcttgacccctccctccccctaaacgtgtgatgtaattaatggatgacccctgatCCTGTAAAATCTGTCGCACGCGTTTCGCGCCAGTGAGCGCGACGGTGCGACGAAGGGCTTCAAAAATGTATGAAGTACCCTCCATTTAAGTGTGGAGAACGAAAGAATTTGATTGGAGTAGAGATTAAAGAGTGACAGCAGaattagatggcgctgtacggcgCCATTTTTAGTCATTTTATGGTAACTAAATCGTCAATTTTGACCACCAGAGTTAATTTATGGAGCCATGCAGCGCCATCTACATCAGCTGTCACTACTACTACACCTCTTctactattaataaaataactaatcaTCCACGCCTTGGTTaggaattaaataaaattacataaatttgttaaattcctgcatttattccgttttttgccgTTATTTTTCCACTTCTTCTctgataaaaatatgttttaaggcATCTGTGGGGGATATCCTTAGAGCAGAGTCCAAGGCAAGCATTTTGTCTAGCAATTCTCTGAGTTGGGTAGCTTTTCTTTCAACATTTATCGACCTTCCAAGTTCTTTCCCCAAATCTCGAGTTACTTTGATATTGCTGTATTCTACTACCTTTTCTCTGCCCGTAACCTCATCTTTTTTGTGAAGGAGGAAATTATGGTTGTAGTTAAAGTGCTGGTCTTTAAATTTGCCTTTTCTCGCCATCTTGTTTGGTATTCTCCCTTTGATGTCCATGAAGCATTTCAACATTTTGTTGTTCGAGCCGCCTGTGAAGAGTATTTTTCCTACCGCCATTTCGTAAATCGTGCACGCGGTTGACCACATGTCAACCCCGTGCGAGTACGGTAAACCCAAAATGATTTCCGGGGCTCTGTAAAACCTAGACACTAGGTAAGGCGTGGGTTCCGTATCGTGAACTTTACCCGCCGAGCCGAAATCACACAGCTTCAAGATATTTTTCTTCTCGTTCACCAAGATATTATCTGGTTTTATATCGGCGTGGATGATATCAAGCTTCTTTAGATGTCTCAGCGCCAGGAGAAGCTGTCTACTGTAGCTCACCAGCGCTTTCAAGTTTAATCCATGTCTACCATACTTCTTAATAACGCCGCGCATATCCATGTGTAGAGGCTCTAATACTAGACACAAATGACTTTTGTGCACAAAATGGCGCAACAGCTTTACGCAGTGATATTTATCATCGGGATCTGCGTCATTTACTTCTTTTAAGAAAGCTATTTCTTTTAAAGCTGTTTTCCTCATTAGAtcgttatttcttgttatcttTACGGCTACGTCAGCATTTGCGGCAGTATTGTCTTGAGCTCGCACTACGTTGGCAAAAACGCCCTGTCCATAAGTATCTTTGATAGTATATCGGTTGTTCAACACGTCACCAATTCTAATATTGTAGTAGCCATCAGGGTCGTCCCAGTTAGCGGTCAGCTGAGGATTGTCATTGTTGTTATCTTTGGTCACGCCCGCGGGCACATTATCAGGTGTAAAAGTATCTACATCGGCAAACATGTCAGTTGATGCTTTAGTCATATCAGCAAACATGTCAGTCGATTTTTTGGTTACATCAGTGTTAGTAGTTTTATTAACTGGTCTTATGATGGCTTCCTGATCATTTTCGTTGTTATCATTGAAAGTTTTATGAgatgtaataatattttgagttacttTTTCTGCATGATCTTTATATGCAGATTTTAGTTTTTCTAATAGTTGTTTCCGTTGTCTTCTTCTGATTTCTATAATATTTTCCTCATCTTCTGAATTCTCATCATAATTATGAGGAGGACTGTCAACAAGCTTACGTTGTTTTTTACCTTCAATCTTCAACTCATTGACTTGACTTTCACTTTTACGTTTTTTATGAGGTTCTCTAAATTTTTCAGTATTTCTTGATTTCTTGTCATATGTTCtagatttattgtttttagaatGTTCTGCagtattttttgatattttatttatttcttcttGTAATATTTCCCTCTGTTTGATGAGTTCCTCCATGGTTGGCATTGTGGGCATGCTGGTGGGAAGCGGTGGTGTCCTTGACTCAGCAGAGTCTTTCATTCTGGAATAGCCCtctgtataatatttttttttatgtttcgtATTTTTTACTTCTTCAGTTCTGAATGTCTCGAACGATTTTCTCTTGCGGCGGTCATCATGTTGGTGAGCCATTAAATCAACTTTTCCCTCAACTGAAAATTTCAATAGTTCTCTGAAACGTCAGATCTGAAGACTTTTGCTGGAAATCTGTAAAGATATACCCAAATATAATTAAAAGTTAAACAAATCAAATATGAAAATATAGTTAAGAAATTGATGTCaactaataaaatatagttttttagttaaaatatttattcgcaAGCATTGTCTGTGTCACTTTCATGAAAGTTAATGTGTTATGAATGGTGCCAACGTTTCGCAAAACTAACTCTCATGAAGTTGATAAGTTGCAGTAATAAGTATGTGAAACTATATCAGTGATTACATTTCCCTCCCTGTGGACATCTGTTAAGTCTCAGGGCCAACATGATTCATTAATTATGTTGGTAGGTTATTATGAAGATATTGTCATCTTCACATATCCattaaaatgtgtttattttgTCCATTCATTTCCATGATGTTCATTTTACTTTACCATCCATGGTTTGTTTTATTTGTCAGTCAACAGATGGCATTTGGAATCTTGGCTAGAAAAAACACAATAAATGTTAGCTCAAATGCGAAGCATAAACAGGTCTAATCTcagataataattaaataaaattttaacactTGGTAAATACTCATCCATATGTTTTTGATTTTCCAACTGTACATATAGCATGAATTTCAAACGGCAAAGGAGTGCAAATACAAGTTAGTAAGATATCTTGAAGATAGAGTACCTACAGTCAAGGTGTTAAATATTGACACagaaagtgccaaaaatatgtatacataaccTTATACATTAAGATAGTGTGTACATATTTTGAGTACtttatttgtgttattttatacctTGTCTGTACAAGCAAAATGGATTGTAGTGCATgggtaaaataaatgttttactgTCACCACAATAACAGCATTTTGCTTTCCGGCACTTGCCCATCTCATaccttacaataaaaaatatatatatttgaggTGACATAGTCAGTGCATGACAAAAGcccttttaaaaaaatatatttagtttaaaaaaaaaatgtgtaagtatgtaatataatacagtaaaattatacattttgcgtttgcgtcaaatccggtagttctgattttttgcaggcttgtttatgatgttggcccaatgaataatccaagtttgtgaccttgagcaccgaacgcaactttgtcaaaaatcgaataaaccgcaattttttttagatttcggcgattataaccctaagtactagtttttggtagtaactttctagggcgtttttaaagtagactaaatttgctacaataagacactagaattgtctctgtacatctaatattttccgagataaggccttttaaaattttataattttacatcagttcttagctataatataaggattaggtaggtaatttatatgaaattcatcaccgccacgctctacaaaatatttatattccataaaaaatgtataagtgccttttttgaaaaaaaaaacttttttaatcgccgaaatctaaaaaaaattacggtttattcgatttttgacaaagttgcgttcggcgctagaggtcacaaacttggattattcattgggccaacatcataaacaagcctgcaaaaaatcagaactaccggatttgacgcaaaatagccaggttacaaaattcgacaaagttactggattaataatttattttagggatataactaattgaaaatgttatgtttatcatttttatataaatacccATAGATTTTATTTAGTGCACCTAAGTAAATGTCTTTAAAGACATTTTAGTACTCTGAATGTTtcactttattttatttgtttctcATAAATCTTAGTTCTCCACAGCAGTTTTgggtatatttattaataagaaTAATTTCAACCAAAGGTTGAGGAAAATGTCAATCAGCACAATGCTAGTAGTAAAGAAATGCAATGCAATAAAGTAATCCAAGACTTAGACCCAATTTCTAATTAATGTGGGTCACAAGGCCTCACATTGCGTCACAGTtccattaatataataataaaatataaataaatcggAATATTACCACTCTGTATAATTTAACACATTTCTTGTTCCAGATTAGGTTCCCTAATATGAACACGTCACTAATATATTAGAGGACAGGGAGCATACACGATGAAATTCATGATATGGGCACAGTTCAGTCAACTTGattgaaaaacaaaaagaaTTTGTGCTGTGAACAATCACCGAAATCCGGTGCTCGTTCACGGCTAAAATTCTCAAAATGTATACAATTATTTATCGAAATAATAACCAAAAACTCAAGAGCACTGCAAAATTCTAGTTTTGTTAAATTTGTTTAACTCTGACATCACTGATCACATCAGTGACATCTGTCATTGTCAGATTGACAAGTGAcgcaaattcttttttttttggccCAGCTACAATACCTTTAAGCCAAGTGAAGCAAGTACTTGATCTTTACAGTATTATATTCTTCGATCTTTACCAAATCTTTACCCGCATGGGCCGCATATCCCCTTCTCGGACAATTTTAGGGTTCCGGTATCCACAAGGCCCCTacctttattgttctatttgacggcgcagcaactagtatcatttctctctcctcgctctttaaaaatgccatttgtcaaaaaaggacaactatactgttgacaagatggacttcaaatccaagtggcccctttttaggcgacccaggttgtgcatgtgtgcgtaaaaacgtatatgtgtgctcttttagggatgtcaaaagtcgattttaatcatgttatatatcgataaacgctacacagcggaacgaaatagcgattaattgaagcttcaatatcttcgttaaacataaacataattgaaatgctaatggataatgaatatattataatgtaataaaataattcaattattgcggaccacctattttaataggtatttatgtattttaattaaatatctgaactttcccttggttctctcctggggcgtgactacaaaattgtgatctgataaccacaataaagaaaaaaagcgtttttgttcattttaggcaaagaatataatactcactaggagaagaacggtaactccatacaaaaaaatgtccccaaccgtttatacgtttatactagtggcgccctcgatgtgtaccaatggaactaaagttgacaaccggtttagcctggcgggtattggtattataggtatatagtaattatgttgataaacatatttgttatcttcatatcacgaaatatatgaaagatgcaaatattaccccttgtttgtggtattatctattgatttaaataaaaggcatatttatgtttataacattgtattatgttttacatatagaaatatacactgaaaattaaaccctgacaacttaataaaaatagacattaaagcgcattcacaaagttttcagtattatacaaataacattaggcatgcctacctattacactttacacacagatacactacactttacacacggcattttacacagatttctaacttgtattcattcatacatttcttcacggttaattaatacgctttccagatgcgttatgactcggttccttctgaacccactaaagctgtataaatttcactctggctgcttcaacagccgttgatccgcatttagcacattttctatgtgcattgctgtaatctatgtaggtacagacttacagtcttaagtggttgtaccgctacgttgtatttattatttaaagatttaataaataaaattttcgttatgaactttaaccacagcagttggacagagtcattgacaaatatatttttttattatggtgggtagacgtacctaccctccatatattttatgaatattgataaagacagttggaagcaaatattcattataaaacttaatcgcgtgtaattaagttttaagcgttttaagtcccgttttatgattaattatgtataaaattcgtgataatttaatcaGAGTTGGGATAattgttgctgtagaaaaatgtttttatttttattactcgcaactttttctcggaggccaacgcacacatagaagcttcaggcgcacacatgcgcaattatttggggacataactttcttaggaagtgaacaggccttgattttaggtatagttaaacctttgaagtaaaattaaaattgcaagaaatgtcggtagtttatcgatatgactttatcgacatggctacagcaaagtgggtcgctttgttaatcgtacactaaacaaaaagtggtcccactgacagctcgcttggaaggcatctgtatatattcttatatctatgggTAGCCACAATGACAAAAAaagtccgtatgtcacagccatttTACTCAGAAACTATACTCTAGCAagccaactttgtcagtagaaaaaggcgcgactTTTAAAATTTGTATTGCATATCGTTCCTTTGCGccaacatttttcaaatttgtcgctattttcctctgagtaaatatagatggtcaagcaaatcttgtcagtagaaaaaggcgcgaaattcaaattttcgaTGAGAAGATATCCCtgcgcgcctacatttttcaaatttgccgcctttttctactgacaagatctgcttgaccaagtttatcTACCTTTTTTTACTGAGAAAGCTGGTTTGCCAgagtatatacatatttatatgtatattaccCATGAACCCATGCGAATCCCTTGGTAATTTATTGTACATATcacatattttgatttgtgtttaAATTAACGTTTAAGAGAAGGaggatataaaataaattatataatgaTATGATCTCGGGACTCAAAACCGCTCTCGCAGTAAAAACTAACTGGGCTGTCTAGTCGTAAAAATAACAACATCCGTAAGTAGATAGGTTGACAGTCTTCTTTATTGACTTGTCTTTAGCATTTGAGCGCTTTACGCAACGATAAGATTTATATTCACAATCCCtactacataatattataaatgtgaaagtaTATCTGTCTGTTGGTTTGTCTGTTAATACCTCTTCATGCGTAGGTGGCGTAggtaaaccgctgaaccgaggACAATAATATCATTATGTTACTATACAAAGTAGTCCTACCTAGCTATAAGAATACTTGCTATACCCTTTATAGGGTGCCATGTGATTCTATTTTTATTGTACCGCCTATGTACCATGGTTTGCAAATAAacgatttctatttctatttctagtATTTAccaataattattatcattctaCGCAGACATGGTAACGGGCAGAAACTAGTAAAGTATAAAAGCCAAAACTGAGTTTGCTATCAAAAGGGCCGGCTTTCGCTTTAAGTAACAGAAGACATGCCCATTTAAAAAGGACTTTTACCGTCTTTTCTATAGGGTTGAAATTCATATGGCCCACTACGTAGTGACGAAACAGGAGGTCCAGGATTCGAATCCCGGAAAGGACACGGCAAGATATTTCTTACAAGCTCTCAAGAGCAAGATTGATAAGGGAAATGATTAAACTGTGTGATAAaagtataatttatattatatgccCACAAACTGGTAAAGGGCTTATTTCATCCACATCCTGCCGCCGGGCACTTGCGGACCTTGCGGTTGAAGCCGATGTCGGGCCCGATGACTCTTGCAAGGGTCGTTTTCCCTTCACGACATATCAGAATATCGTATTCGTtatgtttatcgatatcgatagaaTACAGGAAGTTGTACAGCACTGTCAACTAGGAACCGGTAGTGACGTAATGGAATAAAGATGCTTCCACTTAAGTACGTTCGGAAACATATATAACGATATCACTAAAGTTACATGACGTCGCAAGTTACGCTAAtatcttggtcaagcagatcttgtccgtagaaaaaggcggacaatttgaaaaatgtaggcgcgaagggatatcctctcacagaaaatttgaatatcgcgcctATTTCTACTGAcaggatttgcttgaccatctatagtaaatatcattatattcttcttcctggcgttatcccggcattttgccacggctcatgggagcctggggtctgcttgaaaactaatcccatgatttgacgtaggcactagtttttacgaaagcgactgccatctgaccttccaacccagaggggaaactaggcattattaggattagtccggtttccccacgatgttttccttcaccgaaaagcgactggcaaatatcaaatgatatttcgtacataagttccgaaaaactcattggtacgagccggggtttgaacccgc
This window contains:
- the LOC134671820 gene encoding serine/threonine-protein kinase PRP4 homolog, giving the protein MAHQHDDRRKRKSFETFRTEEVKNTKHKKKYYTEGYSRMKDSAESRTPPLPTSMPTMPTMEELIKQREILQEEINKISKNTAEHSKNNKSRTYDKKSRNTEKFREPHKKRKSESQVNELKIEGKKQRKLVDSPPHNYDENSEDEENIIEIRRRQRKQLLEKLKSAYKDHAEKVTQNIITSHKTFNDNNENDQEAIIRPVNKTTNTDVTKKSTDMFADMTKASTDMFADVDTFTPDNVPAGVTKDNNNDNPQLTANWDDPDGYYNIRIGDVLNNRYTIKDTYGQGVFANVVRAQDNTAANADVAVKITRNNDLMRKTALKEIAFLKEVNDADPDDKYHCVKLLRHFVHKSHLCLVLEPLHMDMRGVIKKYGRHGLNLKALVSYSRQLLLALRHLKKLDIIHADIKPDNILVNEKKNILKLCDFGSAGKVHDTEPTPYLVSRFYRAPEIILGLPYSHGVDMWSTACTIYEMAVGKILFTGGSNNKMLKCFMDIKGRIPNKMARKGKFKDQHFNYNHNFLLHKKDEVTGREKVVEYSNIKVTRDLGKELGRSINVERKATQLRELLDKMLALDSALRISPTDALKHIFIREEVEK